A single genomic interval of Methyloceanibacter caenitepidi harbors:
- a CDS encoding GFA family protein has product MAEKHLKGSCACGQVQVETRGEPYRVGVCHCLTCRKAHGAPFNFYAVFPPEAVTVSGEVITFASTEKVRRYSCKNCGAPIYSTYFRKDEFYVHPGSFDEIGAFTPTYELWTKRRESWLPAFPTCVSQYPESRQQWTRREPE; this is encoded by the coding sequence GTGGCGGAAAAGCATCTCAAAGGCTCCTGCGCCTGCGGCCAGGTTCAGGTGGAGACAAGAGGCGAGCCCTACCGGGTCGGCGTGTGTCACTGCCTTACATGCCGCAAAGCCCATGGCGCGCCGTTCAACTTCTACGCCGTGTTTCCGCCCGAAGCGGTCACCGTGTCGGGGGAGGTGATCACCTTTGCGAGCACTGAAAAGGTCCGCCGCTATTCCTGCAAGAATTGCGGCGCACCGATCTACTCGACCTATTTCCGCAAGGACGAGTTCTACGTGCACCCTGGCTCGTTCGACGAGATCGGGGCTTTCACGCCCACCTACGAACTCTGGACCAAACGCCGGGAGTCCTGGCTCCCGGCCTTTCCGACCTGTGTAAGCCAGTACCCCGAAAGCCGGCAACAGTGGACGCGGCGCGAGCCGGAATAG
- the kdsA gene encoding 3-deoxy-8-phosphooctulonate synthase has translation MNEALKPTPADAVTVGNVTFGNALPLALMAGPCALESRAHALETATALKEIADRLEIGLVYKSSFDKANRTSLSSARGLGLEEALPIFAEVRETTGLPVVTDVHEPDQCAAAAEAVDVLQIPAFLCRQTDLLIAAAKTGKAVNVKKGQFLAPWDMRHVVAKVVGAGNPNVLVTERGVSFGYNTLVSDMRALPILAETGAPVIFDATHSVQQPGGQGGTSGGERRFVPVLARAAVAVGVAGVFIETHQDPDAAPSDGPNMVPLRELEGLLEELLSFDRLAKARR, from the coding sequence ATGAACGAAGCATTGAAACCTACGCCCGCAGACGCCGTCACCGTTGGCAACGTCACCTTCGGCAACGCACTCCCGCTCGCACTCATGGCGGGCCCCTGTGCGCTCGAGAGCCGGGCGCACGCGCTCGAGACCGCCACGGCGCTCAAGGAAATCGCGGACCGGCTCGAAATTGGGCTCGTCTACAAGTCGTCCTTCGACAAGGCGAACCGGACAAGCCTATCCAGCGCCCGAGGGCTCGGCCTAGAGGAAGCGCTTCCCATCTTCGCGGAGGTCCGCGAGACGACAGGGCTGCCGGTCGTGACGGATGTGCATGAGCCCGACCAATGTGCCGCCGCGGCCGAAGCCGTGGATGTACTTCAGATCCCGGCGTTTCTCTGCCGCCAAACGGATCTTCTGATCGCCGCGGCGAAGACCGGCAAGGCGGTCAACGTCAAGAAGGGGCAGTTCCTCGCGCCCTGGGACATGCGCCACGTGGTGGCCAAGGTCGTCGGCGCCGGCAACCCCAACGTTCTCGTCACCGAGCGCGGCGTCTCGTTCGGCTACAACACGCTTGTGTCCGACATGCGTGCGCTGCCCATCCTTGCGGAGACCGGCGCACCGGTCATTTTCGATGCGACCCATTCGGTGCAGCAGCCGGGCGGGCAAGGCGGCACCAGCGGCGGGGAGCGGCGCTTCGTCCCCGTTTTAGCGCGCGCGGCCGTGGCCGTCGGCGTTGCCGGTGTTTTCATCGAGACCCATCAGGATCCCGACGCAGCGCCTTCGGACGGTCCCAACATGGTGCCGCTGCGCGAACTCGAGGGGCTGCTGGAAGAGCTCTTGTCCTTCGACCGCCTGGCGAAGGCGCGGCGCTAA
- a CDS encoding DUF1835 domain-containing protein: MVDLIITNGDSAGELLRRTLQGTEVLPWRDVLHEGPVPLTETREELSAARVAFLADAGAADPSVLENDFEARYRGLSISANFDRVILWFEHDLYDQLQLLQVLDWFADHPREAETLLLVQTDDYITRQEPDAIVEEAALARPVTDAQLDLAVRAWAAFRQPTPEAWAHLLREDLSALPFLRGGVARMLEELPGPDGVTRTERLVLACLNAGSALTSVALFGAVQKMEDAEFMGDWSFWRLLDGLALGAAPLIAGLDGAPFQAEDKARMEAYVKSQPALTTLGKDVVEGRADWAEHQPIDRWWGGTHLTNARLWRWDPETEHLIAPL, translated from the coding sequence ATGGTCGATCTCATCATCACCAACGGCGATTCCGCCGGCGAATTGTTGCGGCGGACCCTGCAGGGCACGGAGGTCCTGCCGTGGCGCGACGTGCTCCATGAAGGGCCCGTACCCCTCACGGAAACGCGGGAGGAGCTGAGCGCCGCGCGGGTCGCGTTTCTGGCGGACGCTGGGGCCGCGGACCCAAGCGTTCTCGAAAACGACTTCGAGGCGCGCTATCGGGGGCTGAGCATCAGCGCCAATTTCGATAGGGTTATTCTCTGGTTCGAGCATGATCTTTACGATCAGCTTCAGCTCCTGCAGGTGCTCGATTGGTTCGCCGATCATCCGCGGGAAGCCGAGACGCTGCTCTTGGTGCAGACAGACGACTACATTACGCGCCAAGAGCCGGACGCGATCGTCGAGGAAGCCGCTCTGGCGCGGCCCGTAACGGACGCGCAGCTCGATCTGGCGGTCAGGGCATGGGCGGCCTTTCGCCAACCAACGCCGGAAGCCTGGGCGCATCTTTTGAGGGAGGACCTCTCGGCGTTGCCGTTTCTCCGGGGTGGCGTCGCACGCATGCTGGAGGAACTTCCGGGGCCGGATGGCGTGACGCGGACGGAGCGGCTGGTTCTTGCCTGTTTGAACGCCGGGTCCGCCCTCACCTCAGTCGCCTTGTTCGGCGCGGTGCAGAAGATGGAAGACGCCGAGTTCATGGGCGACTGGAGTTTCTGGCGTCTGCTCGATGGGCTCGCGCTCGGCGCCGCGCCGCTGATCGCGGGGCTGGACGGTGCGCCGTTCCAGGCCGAGGACAAAGCGCGCATGGAAGCCTATGTGAAGAGCCAGCCGGCCCTCACCACCCTCGGCAAGGACGTGGTCGAAGGGCGGGCCGATTGGGCCGAGCACCAACCGATCGACCGTTGGTGGGGTGGCACGCATCTCACCAATGCAAGACTTTGGCGCTGGGACCCGGAAACCGAACACCTGATCGCGCCGCTCTAG